Below is a genomic region from Triticum dicoccoides isolate Atlit2015 ecotype Zavitan chromosome 5A, WEW_v2.0, whole genome shotgun sequence.
taaaaattaattttttttgagCGCCCAACAGCTCCAGCAGATGTTGTAGCGCTAAAAAGTTTTGGGCGCGTGCTGAAAAACGCTATCTCGCGCAACATATTTTGGGCTTCGGATTGCGCGTGCTTCACAATTTGCACTATCTGTTTTTTAGATGCGCGTCTTTGGGCGTCTGTTAAAGCAATATTGGTCCCGACACACTAAATGTGCCAAAGTGGCACGCTATAACTTTTATTGGGCGCGAGATTTTTGtgcggccgttggagatgctcttatgtccATGATGAGATGCATCTACAGCCAGCTGGTTCATAAGGTCTAGAGGATTAAAGTGGAGCTCTATTTATCGTACTTACCTACTGCTTGTGTAATCGATGTCTAAGCAAGAAATCTACAGAATTGTCAGTCTAAAACACCAATAATAATAGAAAAtgtaacatctcaaattttcaatttgaaatgttatacataggtcattcatgcatatcatattttattgcattttgcctCGCGATTcttgaaattctaagcaactcaaggacccacggagagagtggggaatttcgttattttcatatttgagttttctcaaattttgaaaataggatcatttggttttaattattttttccctgaaaatatttcatattaaaatatatgagaggagataatatgaattctccaaaataaatgaaatattagaggaaaaatattaaaatcaaataagttattttatttggattttgttacaattttattttattaggaagaaaatgcatttttcaaaattgcattagaggtctaaataaatgttcattttgtcagcatattattagaggaccgtgaaaatttatttcaggatttttggagtctgtttagtatttcttttatttttttctgcggCATATATGCATGtagccatagagcctccaccagccatatatgcatgtagtgatagcatttatctgttcattgttTCTTTTGTGTTACTTTGCCAACATATTTCATgttctgacccgttttcgggctgcaacgtatcatgttgcagacttttcagacgacgagtaagatgtcgtaggtcgtttgtcatgcactcagctatgctgttggagttgacggactcgctttatctttcaagtcttccgctgttatcgtaattagaCGCCTTAagtcatacttattgtaataagttctcttttgagacatttgatgtaataagtgtgtgattgttactctgttataaatccttcgaagtactgtgtgtgtcagcattaccgattcagggatgacactgaagcacagagacttgaccgtttgaggtcgggtcgttaCAAAATTTCTTTTAAACTAGATTGATTTTTTATTTCACTAAAGGCTGACCAAATTATAAAGGAAAAGAACACATATAAGGACAAAGGGACAGATGTACTGCAACAGTGCTGCTTATTTTTCTCCCTCTGCCTGCCAAAACACCTAATTCTGCTTTCCCAACAAAGTGGTAGGCCAACTACCAAATCCATATCTGAATGGGAAACTAGGAACACCTAACTAGTAAAACAATAGGCCATGTCACTGAAGGCAACATACTAAGGCATAACAGGAGAAGGAGAGATTTCAGTACCTGATTTGGTTTGCTTGGAGTAGAAGAGGTCCAGCTCATCGCCGTAATGGGTGATGGGTCAACAACATGAACTCCAAGCATGTTAGCTGACACTGCAAGGCAAGTAGACAACAACCTTGTGACAGATCTGCACATCAGGACTGCGAAAAACAGAGTTCGCTTAACCTGGAGCTAAATGCATTTATGGTAATTTGGTGTAATTGGTGATCAATTAATCACATCTGTTAAGTAGGCTTATCAGAGTGCGATCAGCCTAACACTAGACCAGCTTCTGTTATTGCCAAATTCATATATGAGTTCCACATGTATAAAACTGAATCTAAAAATTGAAAAGGGTCAAAAGTAGGACATATAAGAACACAAAGGTAAATAATCTGACAATAGTACTCGGTTACTTTATTATCTATGTTAACAGCTTCCAATTACTGTATGTCATAGTCTCATGGACCGATGTTAAGATTTACTGGGTATGAAACCAAATGCATCATGTGATTAGTTTTGGACATGTAAGAAAGAGTAATCTTCTTTTTGAAGTATATCAAAATTGTACAGATATACATACCAGTCACTAAGTTAGAAGATTAAGAAAAAAGAACAAGACCTATGCTCAAAAAGATGAAAAACAGagcacctattctgaaaaacatagCACCTATATCTCTCCTGCTGCCAAAGAGGAGTTCCTTCTACCTTGTATCAATAGAGAACCTCAAGTAGAACCCTTCTACCTTGAGATGTATATATGTATATTATATCTCCACTTTGTTCTATCTATAAAGAATCTGAACTAAAATCCTTTATGTGGATATGTACTACAAATATATAGAAAAAGGTAATATTCATCCTTTGAGTGGCTCAAGCTGCACTTCCATCGATCCAGGCGAACCTGAGTCCATTTTACTGTCGAACCTATCGGACTGCAGAAGATCAACTGAATCGTCTTCCTCAGTGTTGCCGAGCACAAATTTGTGCGTAAGGCCATCAGCGCTATCTCTTTTCGCTTAACATTCATGTACTCGAGGTATGCTACCACCAACACACAACTCACAACCCATACAACCAATCCACATGTAGTCCCTCGATCGTCTTGTTGCCGTACCTATGCCCAAGATGCTGCAACCCGGTGCAGAGTGCCGTGACAGCGGCTACCAGAGCAGTCCTCCCGGTGTAGGTATTCAGATATTCCCAGATGATCCTGTTTCTTGATAGAATTTCTTCATTCTCCCCTCGTTGTGGCCGAAGATAAGCATCTGGTTGGGTGGTCGTATTGCAGATATTTTTTTCCAATGCTTTGTAGCCAGCGATCTCAACGCTCGGGTTAGCTAATGGAATGAAAATTCTCACTTCAGAAGAACAAAAATTGGATGTCAAATCAGACGTGTTGTAGTGGATGTCGAAAATAGGTCATAGGAAGCTTATTTAATTTCGATATGAGATCATGAGATGTAGCTTCTACAACGTAATTGACTTGTTCCCGGCCACCATATTATCTTTGACTATCAGGGCTAAGCATCAATGTTGTACTCAATACTTCAGGGAAGCTAGGAGCGTATATTGCATAGGTGGTTTTAACATCTCGCTCCCTGGCAACCCATAAGTGTCGATATACTTAGATCTGAATTTAGCTTCTGTAATGGACTTAGTGGTGGTCTGCTCACCGAGTTGCTTTTGTCTATCAGTGCTAACTGTAGAATTAATGTTGTACTCAATGTTTCAATTGCTGGGTGGTTGTGATTTGTGAACAAAACACAATTAAGGAGGGTTGTCTTGAAAACAAACCGATTAGATTTTCTGTTGAGCATTGCAATGTTCATTTATCGACATATATTTCTTTGAATCCACCGCCGAGTACTTATGAAATATTGTGAGGTGTTTTGAATCTGTTGTTGAGTATTTTGATCTGATTTGGCTGTAGGCTTATAAAGGGAAAGATGTAAAACAACACTGCTGCTTATTTACTTGTTAATGGCTTCTCCGTACAATCTCAGCATGGGATGATGAGGAGATCCTTATGTCCATGTTCTGATGCATCTAGACTAGCTGATTCATGTGTATCATATTCCTTCTATACAATTGAACATCCACCGATACAATTTTTTCTGAGGTGAAGAAATATAAAACAGATAGCTACTATTCAGCACAAAAAACATTTAGGGGTCACCGACATAATTTGCAGTGGCAAGTGATAAATCCAGGCGAGGCAGTGGCTTCGACCGACAAACATACATATCCTAACGAAAGCTCGTAGGGGGTACTCCAAGCCAGTCCTTGTCGTGACTCGACATCACGACCAAGGGTGTGTCTTGTTCGTCTGCAGCTAGGACCTTGATGGAGTCACAAAGTTGTAGGCCAATCGTGCATCCGAGCTGGGTCCAAGATTGATGGAATCCACATTACTCTTTGTTTGATAGAATCCACATTCACGCGTACGTGCAGGCTAGACATACTTAGTTTGTTTACGGGTGATTGATGCGAAAGGCACTACGAAAATGAGACCGATGAAATGATGCATGACAGATTGACAGGCGCAGAGCAATGCATGCATGACAGGTGCCCAAATGTACAACATTAGGTTAATTCAGGTAAAGTGCATGCATATACATACCTTATCAATGCGAATATCTGCCTAGGCAGGCTAGGTGTATGTATGGCTTGTTGTTGTACTGCtgctatatactactccctccgtcccataatataagacgttttttaacattagtgtagtgttaaaaaccgtcttacattatgggacggagggagtatttctagAGATTCTAATAAAtgtctacatacggagcaaaatgagtgaatctacactttaaaatatgtctacatacatccgtatattgtaatccatttgaaatgtctaaaaaaacttatatttaggaaccgagggagtaTAAGGTATCACAAGAGAGAGCCAATCTAATCGGCCAGCCAGGCCTTGAAAATGGATCTGCCACAAACAAGCTCGTGGGTCACCAACAAGTGTCCAAATTAACAAGTGTGGGAGATTGGAGCAAACCAAACCTCAATGACATCTACAGGTGGTGGGCTGTAGCAGTTGTACATGTACCAAAATGTAGTTATACAGGTGGTGGAGCTCTTGAATAAGAAATGTTGTGGTGGATGTCTGAACTAAGTTGAGAAAGCTTAATCAGCAAGTGCAAGACGTGGTTTGAAGATCTCCGCGCGAAACCAAGAGGGTTGTTCTGAAAACAAACCGATTACATCTTCTGTTGAGCCGTGCAATATTTGTTATCATTGGGCAATATTTTGAACCCACTATCATTTGTCAAGTATTTATTAAATATATATTGTGCAATCCTTGAATCCATAGTGGATTATGTTGATCTGATTTGGCTGGAGTATTCTCAAAGGAATAGACAACACTGCTGCTGGTTGCAAAAGGAAAACGTTGCTGCTTTTTTTAATGACTTCTTGATACATTCACAACTTCTGAAGATGACGAGCTCCATAGCTGCATCCATTTGTAGCTGATTCATAAGGCCCATGAGGATTAAACTGGAGCTCCATTTACAAAACTTACGATGGTGCAATCGATGTCTAAGCGGGCAATCTACAGAATTGTCGGCCTCAGCAACAAGAATAAGAGAAAATTGCTTCTAAACTATATTAACTTCCCATTTCCCTGAATCCCTACTAACTGAGAGAGAAAAGAAGACTCAGATTCTAAGGACAAAGGGACAGATGTAATGCTGCTTATTTTTGTCCCTCTGCCTGGCTACACACCTACTGCTGCTTTCCCTACAAGGTGGTAAGCCACCTACCAAAGATCCAGAACTGAATTGGAAATTAGGAATACCTAACTACTAGTAAAACAATAGGCCTAACATGCAGTCTGAAGTCCATGTCACTGAACGCAATATCGTAAGGGCACAGCAGCAAAAGGAGAGATTTCGGTACCTGATTTGGTTTGCTTGGAGCAGGGATGTCCATCTCATCGTCGTAATGGACAATCCCCTCAAGGGTCAACAAACTGAACTCCAAGCATGTTAGCTGCCATTGCAAGGCAAGTAGACAAGTATCTTGTGACAGATCTGCACGTCAGGACCACGAATAACAGAGAGTTCGCTTAACCTTAAGCTAAATGAATTTATGGTAATCTGGTGTGATTGGTTATCAAATAATCACATCTGTTGAGTAGGCTTATCAGGGGGCGATCAGCCTAAGACTGGACCAGCTTCTGTTGGTGCCAAATTGCCAAATCCTATGAGTTCGACATGTATAAAACTGAATCTAGAAATTGAAAAGGGTCAAAAGTAGGACATATAAGAATACAAAGATAAATAATCTGACCCGCAAAAAAAAACACAAAGGTAAGTAATATGACAATAGTACTCGGTTACTTTATTATGTATATTAACAGCTTCACTTTACTGTATGTCATGGACCGACGTTAAGATTTACTGGGTATGAAACCAAATGCATCATGTGATTATTTTTTGGACATGTAAGAAAGAGCAGTCTTCTCTTTGAAGTATATACCAAAATTGTACAAATATACATACCAGTCACTAAGTTAGAAGATTAGAAAAAAGGAACAAGACCTATGCTCAAAAAGATGAAAAACAGatcacctattctgaaaaacagagCACCTATTCTAAGCCATGTGGCAGCATGATAATACCTCTCCTGCAACCAAAGAGGAGGTCCTTCTACCTTGTATCAATAGAGAACCTCAAGTAAAATCCTTCTACcttgagatatatatatatatatatatatatatatatatatatatattatatctcCACTTTGTTCTATCTATAAAGAATCTGAACTAAAATCCTATATGTTGATATTTACTACAAATATATAGAAAAAGGTATATTCATCCTTTGAGTGGCTCAAGCTGCACTTCCATCGATCCAGGCGAACTTGAGTCCATTTTACTGTCGAACCTATCGGACTGCAGAAGATCAACTGAATCGTCTTCCTCAGTGTTGCCGAGCACAAATTTGTGCATAAGGCCATCGACGCCATCTCTTCTTCGCTTAACCTTCATGTACTCGAGGTAAGCCACGACCAATACAGCACTCACAACCCATACAACCAATCCACATGTAAGTCCCTTGATCGTCTTGCTGCCGTACCTGTGCCCAAGATGCTGCAACCCAGTGAAGAGTGCCGTGACAGCGGCTACCAGAGCGGTCCTCCCGGTGTAGGTATGCAGATATTCCCAGGTGATCCTGTTTCTTGATAAAATTTCTCCATTCTCCGCTTGGTGTGGTCGGAGATAAGCATTTACCGGCTGCATACAAGTGAATGTAAATGCTATCGCGCCGATTTTAGCATGTGTGGATTTGAAAGAGAAACCCCGGAGCTCGGCCACAGCAAAGAGAACCCCCATGAACATGACAGCCAGGCCTGAGTACTGAAGATATGTGTGAGCCTGGAACCAGAGATCCCCTTTCACATGCTTCAGGTACCGTGCTGCGACGATTCCTCCTGGAAGCAGCAGTCCCCATGCCACAAACATCATGAACCCATGAACGGCGAGCACCGGCCGCAGATCCTCCACCGCCTCCGCCAAGCCGCTGAGAAGAAGGATTCGGACCGGACGGTTGCTAGTGACAGAGTGCATGTTCTTCACACTCAGTCGGCCAGATGACCACTGGGAGCCCATGGCCCAGATGACCTTCAGAGGTGTCGAGGGATCGATGATGTTCTTGCACTCCACCCTTCCACTGCACGAAGGCGTCAATGGACGGGTGAACTCGAATATGATCACGCCGTTCTCCGACCGGCACCTCTTGTAGGTGAGGTTCTCGTGCGTCTCGTGCACGCTCATGCCGTCCTTTCCGTCGATCCAGTACGAGTTGACATGTCCCTTGCCGTTGCTGTCGACCCACCCGACGTAGGCGTAGCTGTTCACCATTGCGCCGCCGAAGCCGATGGCAATGTACCCGCTCTTCTTCTCGCCGCGGGCCGCGATGTTGATGGAGTCGCCGGACAGAGTCCAGAAGAATGTCACCTGCTGATCGTCCAGCAGCACGCTGTTGTTGTACATGTCGCTGAGGCCGCCGTCGACCACCTGAATTTTCCAACCCATCTTGGGGTCGTAGAGGGATTGGTAGTATACTAGGTCCGGCGTGTTGCGGTCAGGCAGCCAGACAAGCTCTGTAGGCGTTGCCGGCACGCCCTCTGCAGTCGGGCTGCCGGCGTAGATTATCTCGGACATGTTCCGGGCCGTGGCGTTACCGCCGACGGCGTCGGACGTGATGTACAGCGGCACGTCGTGCCCGGCCTCGACGGAGAAGGTGACCGGCACGCCGCGCTCCACCTTGAGCAGAGGCGCCTCCTTCTTGTTGATGTAGAGCACCTTTTCTGGGTTGGGCGGGTTGGGGTAGTGCAGCGCCGGCCCCGTGGTGACCACCAGCGGGGTCTGCCGCTCCGCCGTGATCCTGCCCTGGTCCTCCTTGTCCTCGGCGTCCAGCGGCCCGGGGCACCCGTTGGTCGCCGCGGACACGTTGAGCGTGAGGAACCCGTACGCGGTGCCCGCCGGCGCGCCGTGGTTGAGCGGCAGGTAATACGGCCTCAGCAAGTCCGGCTGCCGGAGCAGCCCGATGGCCCAGATCACGGTCATCTCCCTCGTGGCATTGACCGCCACGTCGTACCTCTTGTCGGGCGACGCCAGCGGGCGCGAGAAGCGCACGAAGGAGACGCCGTCGCGGCGGTGGCCGTAGACGAGCCTGGTGTTGTTGACGGACGCGTCGCCGGCGGTGCTGCCGTTGCGGCGGTCGTAGAACGTGTCCGGGCAGACGCCCtcggcgccgccgtcgccgcggagCAGGCACTCGCTGTACTTGGTgacgaagtagtcgtcggcgaacgGGAGGCCCTCCTCGGTGAAGCCCGCGACGGCGACGTCGGCGCCGATCATGGAGACGTTCCTGGCGGGGTCCGCCCAGCCGAACGCCATGTAGTACTCGGACCCGACGGCGGCCTCGAGCCCGACGTCGATGGCGTTGGCCGCCTCGCGGAGCGTCCAGCGCACGCGCAGCCGCGGCGAGAGCTGCGCGCAGGAGGCGAACATGGTGGGCTCCTCGGtggggggcgcggcggcggcggcggcggcggctttggaggaggagttggaggcgGCGAGGCGGACGAAGCCGAAGAGGGAAGAGGTGAGcgggtcgaaggcggcgaggacgggaACGAGCGGCCAGGAGAGGCCCGGGAGGAGGCGGAAGACGAGAGACTCGGAGGCGAAGGTGCGGTTGAgcgggtcgggcgcggcgggggAGCCGCGGGAGAGCGCGGCGAGGTCGGCGCCGTCGGCCCGCCACCAGCGCGCGTCGGCGGAGCCGGCCAGGAGGTCCAGCGACGAGACGCGGAAGGAGCAACCGTCCAGCACGGCCACGCGGCCCCGCAGCTGGTGCTGCGACATCCGCAGGTCCGCCTCGTGGCCCGCCAGGCTCGTGTTCCACCCGCACTCCGCCGCGGAGGAGCGGgagggggcgaggaggaggaggcagaggaggacgagcggcgCCATGGCCGCGCTCGGGGCCCCTCAGGGGGAGGCCGGTGGCATGGGCGCGATCGCGCGGCGCGGTGGGGGCTGCGGCGGGTTCGTCGGGGCGGGAGGAACAGGGCGATCGTGCGGCCtcgggacggacggacggacggacgcggGGTCTGTTTTGTCCGGCGCGCGGCTTTTCTGATGGTTCGCGGCGGGGCCCGTAGCGTGAGTTGGTGCGAACGAACGTGCGTGGGTGCCGATGTTCTTTTGGTTGGGAAAAACTTGTTTTTCGTCATTTTAGTttttgcccactctatttatgccaCTCTAAAATTTAACATTTCACTTTCGTCACTTTTAACTTTTGACAATATATCAATTTTGACATTCAATGACAAAAGCAAAATTTCCAGAATGACAATTGTGATACATTGAAaaatctaagagtggcaaaagtactaaatgaaaaattatcgtttttgccacTGAATgacatttgtgatgtattgtcaaaaactaagagtagcAAAAGTAAGATGTTAAATTCTAGAGTAGCATAAACAAAATGGGTAAAAACTAGAAtgacaaaaacaaagttttcccatttGTTTGGGTGCCAACGAATCTATGTGCACGTCGTTGTTCCTTTATATGGGAAGCAACGATGAATCTTCTCAAAGATTTTGTTTGCGCATACTACTCTCTTTTTGAATGATTTGATTTGAAGATTATGGCTAACTATTTTCTCTAAGTGATTTGATTTAAAGATTGCTCACCATGCCTGCCGGCTGCCGCGCCGTTCGATTATGGCTAACTTTGGTGTTGACTATACGAGTCATATTTGCATATCAAATATATTGTTAGAAACTTCATTAGAACTATTTTTTGTAACTTATGTCTCATCCGTACGATATAGTGATACACGTGGATCTTATGAACCAGAAAATGGGAAGTACAAAATTATAGATAACCCTTAGAACTTTGTGCAAAAGGCACTATAATCTATTAAACAAATCATAACTAGGTGAGGATTGGGGCGATGTGCTGCTGTGGGCATGGTCTCTCGGGGGCGCAATGTACGCCGACGCATATTACTCTTGGATGATGTCTTCTCGTGGCAGAGACCGACCAAAGGACCTAATTACAAAGTAAAGCTACCCCTGCCAACAGACAGACCTTGAAAACTCTAACCTCACGGACTAGAATGACCAGCAACAATCTATGCCATCAACCATTGACATCGCGTTGACGTCATCCGCAAGATGAGGAGGCTGGAGGGACCTTATTCGTCGACCACCAGCAATGTGCTACTAAAGAACCCTTACCTAAGCTATCTACGGGCCAACATCGAGGTACTAGGGTTCTCCTCCCCACACCACCGAAGAGGTGACAAGAGGAGGGAGGATCCGCACGGTTTAATCCGCAGGAAACTCTCTCCCTTATCGCCTTGAGGATCCGATGAGGGAAGA
It encodes:
- the LOC119302577 gene encoding cytochrome b561, DM13 and DOMON domain-containing protein At5g54830-like is translated as MAPLVLLCLLLLAPSRSSAAECGWNTSLAGHEADLRMSQHQLRGRVAVLDGCSFRVSSLDLLAGSADARWWRADGADLAALSRGSPAAPDPLNRTFASESLVFRLLPGLSWPLVPVLAAFDPLTSSLFGFVRLAASNSSSKAAAAAAAAPPTEEPTMFASCAQLSPRLRVRWTLREAANAIDVGLEAAVGSEYYMAFGWADPARNVSMIGADVAVAGFTEEGLPFADDYFVTKYSECLLRGDGGAEGVCPDTFYDRRNGSTAGDASVNNTRLVYGHRRDGVSFVRFSRPLASPDKRYDVAVNATREMTVIWAIGLLRQPDLLRPYYLPLNHGAPAGTAYGFLTLNVSAATNGCPGPLDAEDKEDQGRITAERQTPLVVTTGPALHYPNPPNPEKVLYINKKEAPLLKVERGVPVTFSVEAGHDVPLYITSDAVGGNATARNMSEIIYAGSPTAEGVPATPTELVWLPDRNTPDLVYYQSLYDPKMGWKIQVVDGGLSDMYNNSVLLDDQQVTFFWTLSGDSINIAARGEKKSGYIAIGFGGAMVNSYAYVGWVDSNGKGHVNSYWIDGKDGMSVHETHENLTYKRCRSENGVIIFEFTRPLTPSCSGRVECKNIIDPSTPLKVIWAMGSQWSSGRLSVKNMHSVTSNRPVRILLLSGLAEAVEDLRPVLAVHGFMMFVAWGLLLPGGIVAARYLKHVKGDLWFQAHTYLQYSGLAVMFMGVLFAVAELRGFSFKSTHAKIGAIAFTFTCMQPVNAYLRPHQAENGEILSRNRITWEYLHTYTGRTALVAAVTALFTGLQHLGHRYGSKTIKGLTCGLVVWVVSAVLVVAYLEYMKVKRRRDGVDGLMHKFVLGNTEEDDSVDLLQSDRFDSKMDSSSPGSMEVQLEPLKG